In the Candidatus Eisenbacteria bacterium genome, one interval contains:
- a CDS encoding RNA polymerase sigma factor: MKPDEPHTGSKELMGTMGPAPGLEIEWIERARRGETEAFRALVERHRDRAYALALRIVRVPADAEEVAQDAFVRVWRALPRFRGDAAFTTWLHRIVVRLAFDRAARLAARRTREARRIGREAMEPSGHRSADTGEAGEKLERLMTRLTEAQRAVVTLYYFYDRSVEDAARVLGMPENTVKTHLSRARSALRAAWQESERG, encoded by the coding sequence ATGAAACCTGACGAGCCCCACACCGGGTCCAAGGAGCTGATGGGGACCATGGGCCCGGCGCCCGGCCTCGAGATCGAGTGGATCGAGCGGGCCCGGCGTGGTGAAACCGAGGCGTTCCGCGCTCTGGTGGAACGCCATCGGGATCGGGCCTATGCCCTCGCGCTGCGGATCGTGCGAGTCCCGGCGGACGCCGAGGAGGTGGCCCAGGACGCGTTCGTGAGAGTGTGGCGAGCGCTTCCGCGCTTTCGCGGTGACGCCGCCTTCACGACGTGGCTCCACCGCATCGTGGTGAGGCTCGCATTCGATCGCGCGGCGAGGCTCGCGGCACGCAGGACGCGCGAGGCGCGGCGGATCGGCAGGGAGGCCATGGAGCCGTCCGGGCACCGATCGGCCGACACGGGGGAAGCAGGGGAGAAGCTGGAGCGCCTCATGACCCGGCTGACGGAAGCGCAGCGCGCGGTGGTGACGCTCTACTACTTCTACGATCGGTCGGTGGAGGACGCGGCGCGTGTGCTCGGCATGCCGGAGAACACGGTGAAGACTCATCTGAGTCGCGCGAGGTCCGCGCTGCGCGCGGCATGGCAGGAGAGCGAGCGAGGATGA